One genomic segment of Clostridium saccharoperbutylacetonicum N1-4(HMT) includes these proteins:
- a CDS encoding carbohydrate ABC transporter permease, whose product MKKKSRSTILRYAILIIVGIVMIYPVVWLFFASFKGNDELFGSAALLPKAFTFDSYIQGWKGTGQYGYSTFFLNTIKLVIPTVLFTVMSSAVVAYGFARFKFPFKKILFALMISTLMLPNAVVIIPKYMLFRDLGWIDSYNPFIVPAIFAGYPFFIFMLVQFFRGVPRELDEAATIDGCNSFTIFLRIMLPLSKPALFSAGIFQFMWTWNDFFNSLVYINSVNKLTLPLALRISLDASASVNWSQIMAMALVSILPCILIFFFAQKHFVEGIATTGMKG is encoded by the coding sequence ATGAAAAAAAAATCAAGAAGCACAATTCTTAGATATGCAATTTTAATAATAGTTGGAATAGTTATGATTTACCCTGTTGTGTGGCTTTTCTTCGCTTCCTTTAAAGGTAATGATGAATTATTTGGTTCCGCAGCACTACTTCCTAAAGCTTTTACGTTTGATTCCTATATTCAAGGTTGGAAAGGAACTGGACAATATGGGTATAGCACATTTTTCCTTAATACAATAAAGCTTGTTATACCAACTGTACTATTTACAGTTATGTCAAGTGCTGTGGTGGCTTATGGTTTTGCAAGATTTAAATTTCCATTTAAAAAGATATTATTTGCGCTTATGATATCTACACTTATGCTTCCAAATGCTGTTGTTATAATCCCTAAATATATGCTATTTAGAGATTTAGGTTGGATTGATAGCTATAATCCATTTATTGTACCTGCAATTTTTGCTGGATATCCATTTTTCATCTTTATGTTAGTTCAATTTTTTAGAGGCGTACCAAGAGAATTGGACGAGGCAGCAACAATTGATGGCTGTAATTCCTTTACTATATTTTTAAGAATTATGTTGCCATTAAGTAAACCAGCATTATTCTCAGCAGGAATATTTCAATTTATGTGGACATGGAATGATTTCTTTAATTCTTTAGTTTACATTAATAGTGTTAATAAGTTGACTTTACCTCTAGCACTTAGGATATCACTTGATGCATCAGCCTCAGTTAACTGGAGTCAGATAATGGCTATGGCATTAGTAAGTATATTACCTTGTATTTTAATATTCTTCTTTGCCCAGAAGCATTTTGTAGAAGGAATCGCGACAACAGGAATGAAGGGGTAA
- a CDS encoding carbohydrate ABC transporter permease produces MEQNTAINLKSSVTRKKSKVLKKYTGLLYIAPWLLGFIGFQLYPLISSFYYSFTNLSLGGTPKFVGLDNYIRIFTIDPEFWKSLSVTIIYVFTSVPAKLAFALLIAMILNSKLKFINAFRTIYYIPSILGGSVAVSVLWRFLFMKDGTINQILSIFSIPPLDWIGSPSLALFTLDILTVWQFGSSMVLFLAGLKQIPAELYEAGIMDGASKFRMFFTITIPMLTPIVFFNVIMQLVGSFQEFTSAFVITGGGPMQSTYLYGMKLYLEAFRYFKMGYASALSWVLFLIILFFTVIIFKSSKKWVYYDDGGDF; encoded by the coding sequence GTGGAACAAAATACAGCAATTAATTTAAAGAGTAGTGTTACCCGCAAGAAAAGTAAGGTATTAAAAAAATATACTGGATTATTATATATAGCTCCATGGTTATTGGGATTTATTGGCTTTCAATTATACCCTTTGATTTCATCATTTTATTATTCATTTACAAATTTAAGTTTAGGTGGAACACCTAAATTTGTTGGTTTAGATAATTATATTCGTATATTTACAATAGATCCAGAATTCTGGAAATCTCTAAGTGTGACAATAATATATGTATTTACATCTGTCCCTGCAAAATTAGCTTTTGCGTTACTTATTGCAATGATTTTAAATTCAAAATTAAAATTTATAAATGCTTTTAGAACTATATATTATATTCCATCTATACTTGGAGGAAGTGTTGCAGTATCAGTATTATGGCGTTTCTTATTTATGAAGGATGGGACAATAAATCAGATTTTATCTATATTTTCAATACCACCTTTAGATTGGATAGGGAGTCCTAGTTTAGCATTATTTACATTAGATATTCTAACTGTATGGCAATTTGGTTCTTCAATGGTATTATTTCTTGCTGGATTAAAACAGATACCAGCGGAATTATATGAGGCTGGAATAATGGATGGTGCATCAAAGTTTAGAATGTTCTTCACTATTACTATACCAATGTTGACACCAATAGTATTTTTTAACGTTATTATGCAATTAGTTGGGTCATTCCAAGAATTTACATCAGCCTTTGTAATCACAGGCGGTGGACCTATGCAATCAACTTATTTATATGGAATGAAGTTGTACTTAGAAGCTTTTAGATATTTTAAAATGGGATATGCATCTGCTTTATCTTGGGTTCTATTTTTAATAATATTGTTCTTCACAGTTATAATATTTAAAAGTTCAAAGAAATGGGTTTATTATGATGATGGAGGCGATTTCTAA